Proteins encoded in a region of the Bacillus sp. T3 genome:
- a CDS encoding AMP-binding protein has protein sequence MGNITEPYAKHALQFPNKIALQTQEEKITYHEWANLINKTARWLDSFGDEHKTLGIYLPNGVPFLQFFSGAAAAGWTAVLFDPRWNPIEIERRFAISRPSLFITSRILLEKVKHLCTNIIMIEDCMEEILSFKEILPKKINADLPFYMGFTSGTTGEPKAFIRGHESWIASFKCNRFDFHMNEQERVLIPGSLIHSHFLYGAVSTLYLGGTVSLLKKFTSKQALSIIQAQSITTMFVVPTMIHAFLKEDITISQPIKLISSGAKWEDRSKELIHKKFLQLTSFEFYGASELSFVTVLSQNENLIKPGSVGKPCYGVELQIRRNNLELANPFEIGKIYIRSNMLFLGYLQHQLPTIHSIVDSNGWVTVDDMGYLDQDGYLFIVGREKT, from the coding sequence ATGGGTAATATTACAGAACCTTATGCAAAGCACGCTTTGCAATTCCCAAATAAAATAGCACTTCAAACACAAGAGGAAAAGATTACATATCACGAATGGGCGAATTTAATTAATAAAACTGCACGGTGGCTTGACTCGTTCGGTGATGAACATAAAACACTTGGAATCTATCTTCCTAATGGTGTCCCCTTCCTCCAATTCTTTTCAGGCGCAGCTGCTGCTGGTTGGACCGCTGTCCTTTTTGACCCAAGGTGGAATCCGATCGAAATCGAGAGACGATTTGCCATTTCCCGTCCCTCCCTCTTCATTACATCGAGAATTTTGCTAGAAAAGGTAAAACACTTATGCACGAATATCATCATGATCGAAGATTGCATGGAAGAAATTTTGAGTTTTAAAGAGATTCTACCAAAAAAGATCAATGCCGATCTCCCATTTTATATGGGCTTTACTTCAGGTACAACGGGCGAACCAAAGGCGTTTATTCGCGGCCATGAATCATGGATCGCAAGCTTCAAGTGTAATAGGTTTGACTTTCATATGAATGAACAAGAACGGGTTCTCATTCCTGGTTCACTCATCCACTCACATTTTTTATATGGAGCCGTTAGCACCTTGTATTTAGGTGGAACTGTTTCTTTACTAAAAAAATTCACATCGAAACAGGCACTTTCCATTATTCAAGCACAGTCTATTACAACCATGTTCGTTGTACCCACAATGATTCATGCTTTCTTAAAGGAAGACATAACGATTTCACAACCTATTAAATTAATTTCCTCCGGTGCAAAATGGGAGGATAGATCAAAAGAGTTAATCCATAAAAAGTTCCTGCAATTAACTAGTTTTGAATTTTATGGTGCAAGTGAGTTGAGCTTTGTTACCGTCCTATCACAAAATGAGAATCTTATAAAACCTGGCTCGGTTGGAAAGCCGTGCTATGGTGTTGAGCTTCAAATTCGCCGTAATAATCTTGAGTTGGCCAATCCTTTTGAGATCGGGAAAATATATATTCGCAGCAATATGCTGTTTCTTGGCTATCTCCAACACCAATTGCCTACCATCCACTCCATTGTTGATTCTAATGGTTGGGTAACTGTAGATGATATGGGCTACCTCGATCAGGACGGCTATTTATTTATAGTAGGAAGAGAAAAAACATGA